GTCCGCGACAGGTCCCATGGGTTGCGCGTAGCCCCGAACGCCTCCGGCTCGGTCACTCCCATCAGCCCCAGTTCGGGGACGCTGGTCTTCCCCACGATCACCAGCCCCGCCTCGCGGAAGCGCCGCACCACCTCCGCGTCCCGGTCCGGCACGAACCCCTCCATGGCGGCCGACCCCGCCATGGTGCGGACCCCCGCGAGGTCCTGCAGGATGTCCTTGAGCAGGAAGGGTACGCCCCGGAACGGCCCGTCCGGAAGCGTCCCCCGCGCCGTCTCCCGCCCCCGCTCGAAGAGCGGCGTGACCAGGAAGTTGAGCACCGGCTGCAGCGCCTCCGCGCGCCGGATCGCCTCCTCCGCCAGTTCCGCGGGCGTCACCTCGCCGGCTCGCACCAGCTCCGCCAGGCCCAGGGCATCGTAGCGGTCGTATTCGGGAAGTCCCCCCATCACCCCACCACCCGGCCCACCAGCGCGGCGAGCCGCCGCACCCGGTCCGTGTACGGCGGGTGCAGCAGGTGGGCGGGGCTGAAGCGGCCGCGCACCAGCACCGCGCGCTCGTGCGAGAAGGTGCGGAAACCAGACCATCCGTGGTAGCTCCCCTGCCCGCTCTCCCCCACCCCGCCGAAGGGGAGGTCCGGGTTCGCCAGGTGGATCACCACGTCGTTGACCACCGACCCGCCCGCGGTGGTGCGCCGCAGCACCCGGTCGGCCGCGGCGCTGTCCCGCGCGAATACGTACAGCGCGAGCGGCCTGGGGCGCGCGTTGATCCGCTCCAGCACGTCGTCCAGCGAGCGGAAGGTGAGCACGGGGAGGACGGGCCCGAAGATCTCCTCCTCCATCACCGGCATCTCCCAGGTAACGCGGGAGAGCACCGTGGGCGCGACGTAGCGCGCCGCGGCGTCCGTCTCCCCGCCGACCTCCACGCGCGCGCCCGCCGCCACCGACTCCTCCAGCAGCGCGGCCACGCGGGCGAAGGCGCCGTCGTCGATCATCCGGCTGAAGCTCTCGCTCCGGCGGCGCGCCTCCGCCGTGTCCCCGTAGAACGCTTCCACGCTGCGGCG
The Longimicrobiaceae bacterium genome window above contains:
- a CDS encoding amidase, with protein sequence MGGLPEYDRYDALGLAELVRAGEVTPAELAEEAIRRAEALQPVLNFLVTPLFERGRETARGTLPDGPFRGVPFLLKDILQDLAGVRTMAGSAAMEGFVPDRDAEVVRRFREAGLVIVGKTSVPELGLMGVTEPEAFGATRNPWDLSRT